The nucleotide window GTTCATTTTGTACCAGGAAGCGGCCGTTTGCGGTAATTCCAGGGGTGTGTCCGGGCACTTAAGGCAACTACCGGAGTGATATGTATGCGGAAATTCATTTGTAGTGCCACAATAGCAGGGCAGTAAAAGGTTTCTGCCGTGAGCAGTGTATACCATTTCTATTGAGGGGTAAACCAGTCCGCTCAGAGAGATGTAGTCCCGCAGTGAGGTCAGTATTTTGTACAGGCTAAGCTGGATTACATAGATCAACCCCAACACCACTGCCACCGCTGCAGCCATCGGTAATGCCAGTAAAAACTGGAAGATTTGCACAATGCTCTCAAATGTCCACGCCAGTAATTCACCCAGGTATTCAAACAACTCACCGATAGCTTCTATAGCGCCCCGGTAGCAATCACGTGATCTTTCAGTCAGACCAAAGGATAGGAAATCCAGCACACCGCAATCCCCTTCAAATATATCCGGCGGTGAAGGCGGAGCACTGAAATCCCTCAATGCTTCTTCCAGGATGCGCATTACATCTGAAAAGGGCTCCTCTGGTTTTTTAATTTTCCCGCTTAAAAAACGCGTAACGCGGCTGAACAACATGTAAGTTTCTTCCAGGTTGGTTTTGGTTAAGAATCCATCTCCGCCCATAAGAGTGGGATGTGGTTTGCCGGTATAGGTATCTATAAAGCTGGCGTGGAGCTGATCGATAACTCCACCCGGCAGGCTTTCAGGCAGGTTCAAATAGTCCATCAAATCACTGCAAATATCCTGATTTCGATAATTATGTAAAGCCCAGCTATCCAGAAAACTCTCCATTACAACATGGCGCTGTACGTGGGTACGATAGGGGCCTCCCACAATCTGGTTGACATAGCCGTGTCCTACCAGATCGGTGGCGATATGGGTCATATAAGCATAGGCATAAGCCTTTTGCTGAGGAGTGCTGGCATTCTTGAGAAGGTTGCCAGCGAAAGTGCCTACGTGACGGTAATGTAACATATCAAACCAGTACCACTGGTGTTCCGCCTTGCCGTCCTGCAGCGCTGGTTTGAAAAGGTTATATATACTATGAGCTGCAGTGGGAGTATTGGCCATGTCCGCCACCAGGTTGTCCACCCCTATGGCTGCCGCCAGTGCACCATACTTCAAGGTTTCTTCAAATAAACCAGCCGTTTCCTTGAACTCCGAAACCACGGCCATGATCAGGTCGTAAGACGGCCCCAGAATTGCTGATGCCACGTCACCGGCAGCGTCTTTGATTTCTCCAATAGCATCGGCGATATCAGCTATTATGGAATCGTTGTAGATTCCAACCAGTGTGTCCCATGCATCATATACACCGAGTAAAACAGTGCAGATTTCATAGTCTGGTGCCCAGAAAAAGATATCCGGCCCAATTGCACCGACAACTGCCAGATCACGGTTTTCAAGTAGAGTATTGGCCGGTGTAGTGACTCGATACTCGGCCAACCTGGCGGCAGTCTGCTCCATAACAATGCTGTGAACTGCATATTTGGGCATAAGCTCTCCTTAAACCCCGGCGTAAAGATACTTGCGCCGGCCGTCAACCGAAGTGAGATAGGCAGCATCATCAATGGTAAATCTGGCCGGGTCCAACAATGGATCGTAAAGAATAAGCCATACCCCGTCCATGTACGACCGGTCTATGGATATCCTTCGGGGAGCATTGGATCCGGAAGGCAGGCTGACCATTTCCCGGGATGCAAACTCACACAGGCTATTGGGAAAGGTGAAGGGGAAAAGATCTGATTCAGCCGCGTATACCCGGCTGGATTTTACGGCTGAATAGGCAGTAATAGTGGGTGGCTCGGTACGTGGGGGTGAATGCCATCTGTATACTTCGAAAAAGGCCATCGAAGACCCGTAACCATCGTTGGCTAAAAAAACATCCAGTACATCAACGCCTGCTCCCATGTGGGTCAGACCAATGGGCTTGATGGCAAGATAGGGACGAATGTCATGAACAGGAAAATCCGGGCTTACAAGTTCGGTTGATACCGGGGTGGAGGTAGTGGGTTGGGAGGTAGTAGTAGTTTTAGGGGTGGTTGTAGGAGTTTTAGTGTTAAAAAGGTCACAGGTACACTCACAACCCATTCCCAGCATATCACCATAAAAATACGCCAGAACACCCAGGCCGCCCAGCACAACCGCCCCGGCAACCAGCTGCCTGCGGGTTATTTTACCTTCTTCCCCTGCACCCGGGCTTTCCCAACCCGGCTTCCCACCCATTCTTTATCTCCTGCCAGGACAGGAAAAACACACTTACGGCGACCGGCCTTTTCAATAAATGAAGCACCGTACAACAATAATAAAGGCTGCTGTTGCCGGTGTCAATAGAAAAAAGTTCCTGCCTTAAACTAATCTTCGCACCATATCAGTGAAGGCACTCTTCCTGGTTGCTTATATTATTACCAAACACAAGTTGAACATAAACATATGTTACGTTAGTACAGAAAACATAGGTAGTGCCAATGTTATCCGGGAAGTTGGCAAGCGGGAAGGTATTCCTACTCTGTTTATTGATATAGGCAAGGCTACTCTTATCGTTTAAATTGCACTATTGCCGGGTCTATCGCAGTTCTGGATTGGGGCAACAGGATTCGCCGCCGTGCTTCCTATTCTTTATAGTAAGCAAAGCCTACCGTTCCGGTTCCAACGGCATATCCCATGACTGGAGTCAGTTCGGTCAGCCAGAGTTCCCTGCAATTAAAATCAGCAAACCCTCATCTTCGTTGCCTCGCAGTGGGTATTGATAACACGTACAATGAGAAAACAAGTTACCCATCGTATAACAATTGCCTATT belongs to Dehalococcoidales bacterium and includes:
- a CDS encoding zinc dependent phospholipase C family protein is translated as MPKYAVHSIVMEQTAARLAEYRVTTPANTLLENRDLAVVGAIGPDIFFWAPDYEICTVLLGVYDAWDTLVGIYNDSIIADIADAIGEIKDAAGDVASAILGPSYDLIMAVVSEFKETAGLFEETLKYGALAAAIGVDNLVADMANTPTAAHSIYNLFKPALQDGKAEHQWYWFDMLHYRHVGTFAGNLLKNASTPQQKAYAYAYMTHIATDLVGHGYVNQIVGGPYRTHVQRHVVMESFLDSWALHNYRNQDICSDLMDYLNLPESLPGGVIDQLHASFIDTYTGKPHPTLMGGDGFLTKTNLEETYMLFSRVTRFLSGKIKKPEEPFSDVMRILEEALRDFSAPPSPPDIFEGDCGVLDFLSFGLTERSRDCYRGAIEAIGELFEYLGELLAWTFESIVQIFQFLLALPMAAAVAVVLGLIYVIQLSLYKILTSLRDYISLSGLVYPSIEMVYTAHGRNLLLPCYCGTTNEFPHTYHSGSCLKCPDTPLELPQTAASWYKMNISGNSASEEQVKQQMRYLLGGFIEDFPLNLDALASYAYAKSPVDTRSIYTSYGGATGQFQEPLASIGSAVNVATWMISNPESPVTLANWNLDSDRGFGYKQWTGTLPGHNIADERYV
- a CDS encoding glycerol-3-phosphate acyltransferase encodes the protein MKALFLVAYIITKHKLNINICYVSTENIGSANVIREVGKREGIPTLFIDIGKATLIV